CAATGTTTTTAGGGTGAGCATTCCTTTTCAGAAAGCCTCAGACTAGCAGGGCAGGGAGTTGAAGTTGTAAAATACCACAGCCTACCTTAAAATAAAGTTGGCTTCAGTCTGTAATATCACTGTGTCACTTTCCCAGGGCCTCTTCCACTAATAAACCTTTGCCCGCTTTTGTCTGTTTAGGGATAAACCGGCACAATGGACTGGGGGGCCCTACACACTTTGATTGGGGGTGTCAACAAACACTCCACCAGCATCGGGAAGGTGTGGGTCACGGTCATCTTCATCTTTCGAGTCATGATCCTCGTGGTGGCCGCTCACGAAGTGTGGGGCGACGAGCAGGAGGACTTTGTCTGCAACACACTGCAACCGGGATGCAAAAACGTGTGCTATGACCACTTTTTCCCGGTGTCCCACATCCGGCTGTGGGCCCTCCAGCTGATCTTCGTCTCCACCCCCGCGCTGCTGGTGGCCATGCACGTGGCCTACTACAGACACGAAACCACGCGCAAGTTCAGGCGAGGAGACAAGAGGAATGAGTTCAAAGACATAGAGGACATTAAAAAGCAGAAGGTTCGGATAGAGGGGTCGCTGTGGTGGACGTACACCAGCAGCATCTTTTTCCGAATCATCTTCGAAGCGGCCTTTATGTATGTGTTTTACTTCCTTTACAATGGGTACCACCTGCCCTGGGTGTTGAAATGTGGGATTGATCCCTGCCCCAACCTTGTTGACTGCTTTATTTCTAGGCCAACAGAGAAGACTGTGTTTACCATTTTTATGATTTCTGCATCTGTGATTTGCATGCTGCTTAACGTGGCAGAGTTGTGCTACCTGCTGCTGAAAGTGTGTTTTAGGAGATCAAAGAGAGCACAGACACAAAGAAATCACCCCAACCATGCCCTAAAGGAGAGTAAGCAGAATGAAATGAATGAGCTGATTTCAGATAGTGGTCAAAATGCAATCACAGGTTTCCCAAGCTA
This genomic window from Macaca fascicularis isolate 582-1 chromosome 17, T2T-MFA8v1.1 contains:
- the GJB6 gene encoding gap junction beta-6 protein, which codes for MDWGALHTLIGGVNKHSTSIGKVWVTVIFIFRVMILVVAAHEVWGDEQEDFVCNTLQPGCKNVCYDHFFPVSHIRLWALQLIFVSTPALLVAMHVAYYRHETTRKFRRGDKRNEFKDIEDIKKQKVRIEGSLWWTYTSSIFFRIIFEAAFMYVFYFLYNGYHLPWVLKCGIDPCPNLVDCFISRPTEKTVFTIFMISASVICMLLNVAELCYLLLKVCFRRSKRAQTQRNHPNHALKESKQNEMNELISDSGQNAITGFPS